In one Haloplanus salinus genomic region, the following are encoded:
- a CDS encoding sulfatase: MKPNIIWISLESVRADATSLNRTTHSPTPNLARIASQNNGQWFGNCFAHAHWTPASTTSILTGVYPSSHGVGYSDLENVTTVPDGVSTVPELLVDEGYQTALFGGNTFVSEATGLDRGFDTCENTSTADMFTSRGLEALVRHISDYRYNGLATSTNLDSHKDSLREWHQYLGLRRWADRRRGSGHPFFAYVHINNSHSPFRPPPSVLKRVLAGSDITPSKALISAKEFDDSLSEMMANGIMLNADQRQAILAAYEAEIRYDDYFVGKIFECVQKKDDTILVVTGDYGELFGESGAYGHNMVLHDKLLHVPLVVYGLDQTDISTDTLVQHIDVMQTILNRIGADTSQFQGHDLETDQREFIIAQRGSVAHRFEKLRDINPEFDPGLFHETELDCIRSREWKYQQSGDREELFQLPDEQTDVSNQFPSKARELKQVLEDHLPVVEYDSNGQAEFDEDMKDHLQDMGYID, translated from the coding sequence ATGAAGCCGAATATTATCTGGATATCCTTAGAGAGTGTTCGTGCCGATGCAACTTCATTAAATCGAACAACACACTCCCCCACTCCGAATCTTGCGCGGATCGCCTCGCAAAATAACGGACAGTGGTTCGGTAACTGCTTTGCACATGCTCATTGGACGCCAGCATCAACCACTTCCATTCTAACCGGGGTTTATCCATCGAGTCATGGAGTCGGCTACTCAGATTTAGAGAACGTGACAACCGTCCCCGATGGAGTCTCAACTGTCCCCGAATTACTCGTCGATGAGGGCTATCAAACAGCACTCTTCGGGGGCAACACTTTTGTAAGCGAAGCGACTGGCCTTGATAGAGGTTTCGACACCTGCGAAAACACCTCGACTGCAGACATGTTCACAAGTCGGGGCCTGGAAGCACTCGTCCGTCATATTTCTGATTATCGATATAATGGCCTCGCGACGAGTACTAACTTAGACAGTCATAAGGACAGTCTTAGAGAGTGGCATCAGTACCTCGGCCTCCGCCGTTGGGCAGACAGGCGGCGGGGATCGGGTCATCCGTTCTTTGCGTATGTTCATATTAATAATTCTCATAGCCCCTTCCGCCCCCCTCCGTCAGTTCTGAAACGCGTGTTGGCGGGGAGTGACATCACTCCATCAAAGGCGCTCATATCCGCTAAGGAGTTCGATGACTCCCTTTCAGAAATGATGGCAAACGGAATCATGTTGAATGCCGACCAACGGCAAGCTATATTAGCTGCTTACGAAGCAGAAATCCGGTACGATGATTATTTTGTTGGAAAGATATTCGAATGTGTTCAAAAAAAGGATGACACGATTCTAGTCGTCACGGGCGACTACGGTGAACTATTTGGTGAGAGTGGGGCGTATGGGCACAATATGGTCTTACACGACAAACTTCTGCATGTCCCACTCGTTGTATACGGTCTTGACCAGACCGATATCTCCACCGACACTTTAGTTCAGCATATCGACGTAATGCAGACCATCCTGAACCGAATTGGAGCCGACACATCTCAATTCCAGGGCCATGATCTGGAAACTGATCAAAGAGAGTTCATCATCGCCCAACGCGGATCGGTGGCCCATCGATTTGAAAAATTGCGGGACATCAATCCGGAATTTGACCCCGGCCTATTTCACGAGACAGAGTTAGATTGTATTCGGTCCCGCGAGTGGAAATATCAACAAAGCGGCGACCGCGAGGAGTTATTCCAACTTCCAGACGAGCAGACAGATGTCTCTAATCAGTTTCCGTCCAAAGCACGAGAACTCAAACAAGTTCTTGAGGATCACCTTCCAGTAGTAGAGTATGATTCAAACGGGCAGGCTGAGTTCGACGAAGACATGAAAGACCACCTTCAAGACATGGGCTATATTGACTAA
- a CDS encoding DUF4330 family protein → MALIDSEGNIFGRINIVDAVAVFLAVAIVVAGATFVLLDDPSQTTSGTRYVTVDLGTQPNYVATLVSEGDTTVDTTGANVTITDVYTTASGSDRRVRVRARITAPMDGETVTYAGAPLRVGRNVELVTEEYTTSGTITAVENENPNLPTEPIDVLLRTELTTETANDIERGQVFRIDGRNVATIQSVSAYRSGSDTTVAYVGITYQTYRSADGPQFGGTAIRHGATIPMETDLYAFEGEVARVGALTPVGQTATRTVSLKMENVDPDLSSSLGVGLTERVRGETVARLTDVTVTPATVVLTSQDGNVYQRQHPVQKDVTMTAELRVRETSTGVRFKGSALRQGRTVVLDFGTVTVEATVTRG, encoded by the coding sequence GTGGCGTTGATCGACAGCGAGGGCAACATCTTCGGTCGAATCAACATCGTCGACGCTGTCGCCGTGTTCTTGGCAGTGGCCATCGTGGTCGCCGGTGCGACGTTCGTTCTGCTGGACGATCCCTCTCAAACTACCTCCGGCACGCGATACGTAACTGTCGATCTCGGTACACAGCCGAACTACGTCGCTACGCTCGTCAGCGAAGGCGATACCACCGTCGACACGACCGGAGCGAACGTCACGATCACCGACGTGTACACGACGGCGTCCGGGTCCGACCGTCGCGTTCGGGTCCGAGCACGAATTACGGCTCCGATGGACGGTGAAACGGTCACGTACGCGGGTGCCCCGCTGAGGGTCGGTCGAAATGTGGAACTCGTGACCGAGGAGTACACGACTAGTGGAACTATTACAGCGGTTGAAAACGAGAATCCGAATCTCCCCACAGAACCTATCGATGTTCTCCTCCGGACAGAACTCACCACCGAGACGGCGAACGATATCGAACGCGGTCAGGTGTTTCGTATCGACGGGCGAAATGTTGCTACGATCCAGTCGGTGAGTGCGTACCGTTCGGGAAGCGACACTACGGTTGCGTACGTCGGTATCACGTACCAAACCTACCGATCCGCCGACGGACCACAGTTCGGCGGAACCGCGATTCGGCATGGAGCAACGATACCTATGGAAACTGATCTCTACGCCTTCGAAGGGGAGGTGGCACGTGTCGGTGCGCTGACTCCGGTCGGGCAGACGGCCACGCGCACCGTCTCTCTGAAAATGGAAAACGTCGATCCCGATCTCTCGTCGAGCCTCGGCGTGGGCCTCACCGAGCGCGTTCGGGGGGAAACGGTCGCCCGACTAACCGACGTTACCGTAACACCAGCGACTGTCGTTCTCACCAGCCAGGACGGGAACGTCTACCAGCGCCAACACCCGGTTCAAAAGGACGTTACGATGACCGCCGAACTACGAGTTCGAGAGACGAGTACCGGCGTCCGATTCAAAGGATCGGCGCTTCGGCAGGGGCGGACCGTCGTTCTCGACTTCGGCACCGTGACGGTCGAAGCGACGGTTACTCGCGGTTGA
- a CDS encoding glycosyltransferase, translating to MSRTISVVMTTYVGDEVSELRECFDSLVTQRRLPDELVVVRDFDLPSELVAAIDDLEARADFHVRDVAVDERGRGHARKVGVERADSEFVAIIDADDIALPHRLERQLAFFESNPTVDVAGGFIGEFETSSGEIRAVREVPTDPGAVRRMAHYRSPVNHPTVMFRRQAVVDAGNYRHMEYGEDYELWCRLLSNDRVLANVPEVLVKVRADGVIARRQGWDIAKREIELQRAIVETGFYDWKIALLNLSVRIPLRFFPKRLLERTYRRYFRS from the coding sequence ATGAGTCGAACTATTTCGGTCGTCATGACGACGTACGTCGGCGACGAGGTGTCGGAGCTCCGGGAGTGTTTCGATAGTTTGGTAACTCAACGACGACTGCCGGACGAACTCGTTGTCGTTCGCGACTTCGATCTACCGTCGGAACTGGTCGCAGCGATCGACGATCTGGAGGCACGGGCGGATTTTCACGTCCGAGACGTTGCCGTCGACGAACGTGGTCGTGGTCACGCCCGCAAAGTCGGAGTCGAACGAGCCGACTCGGAGTTCGTCGCCATTATCGACGCCGACGACATCGCGTTGCCACACCGACTCGAACGACAGTTGGCGTTCTTCGAATCGAATCCGACTGTCGACGTAGCCGGTGGCTTCATTGGCGAGTTCGAAACGTCGTCCGGAGAGATCAGAGCGGTCCGTGAGGTTCCAACCGACCCAGGCGCCGTTCGGCGGATGGCCCACTACCGGTCCCCGGTTAATCATCCGACCGTCATGTTCCGACGGCAAGCCGTCGTTGATGCCGGAAACTATCGGCATATGGAGTACGGTGAGGATTACGAACTGTGGTGCCGACTATTGTCGAACGATCGGGTGCTAGCCAACGTTCCCGAAGTCTTGGTGAAAGTCCGTGCCGACGGAGTTATTGCTCGTCGTCAAGGATGGGATATCGCCAAACGAGAAATCGAGTTACAACGGGCAATCGTCGAAACTGGATTCTATGACTGGAAAATAGCGTTGCTGAACCTCTCGGTGCGAATCCCGCTTCGATTTTTCCCCAAGCGGCTTCTCGAACGCACGTATCGAAGATATTTCCGTTCCTAA
- a CDS encoding glycosyltransferase family 4 protein, with translation MKVAMVDPSAFTPPYDHHLCAGLAETGCELTLFTTDSDYFLWDGDTSYRRLAYFYSHTNDLYSGRDVSFGRTVVKGTEHIVDMSLFVRKIRAMDPDVVHFQWLPLPIVDRLFLQALRRVAPLVLTVHDTTPFRGASTSPIQLLGAESVYELFDQLIVHTPMSQDELVAQNIRSRDISIIPHGILQYPPQPSETEDTDTSTILFFGTIKPYKNIETLLEAYAELPADIRETVELHIAGSPKMDVRPLRERATALGVQPSVHWDLRFVPDAEVPGLFSDADLIVFPYDDIDQSGALLTALQYETPIVATDIAGFASVLTDGKHGYLVPPKNSEELSDAMNRILSDTELAARMSENIGDLVESIPSWVDIARRTCEVYRSVV, from the coding sequence ATGAAAGTCGCCATGGTCGACCCGTCGGCGTTTACGCCTCCATACGACCATCACCTCTGTGCTGGATTGGCGGAGACGGGGTGTGAACTCACGCTGTTCACGACCGATTCCGACTACTTCCTGTGGGACGGGGACACGTCATATCGACGGCTTGCGTACTTCTACAGCCATACGAACGACCTCTACTCGGGCCGGGACGTGTCCTTCGGACGAACCGTGGTCAAAGGAACCGAGCATATCGTCGATATGTCCCTCTTCGTTCGAAAAATTAGGGCGATGGACCCTGACGTCGTTCACTTCCAGTGGCTCCCTCTTCCTATCGTCGATAGACTGTTCCTTCAGGCACTTCGACGCGTTGCACCCCTCGTGTTGACCGTCCACGACACGACGCCTTTCCGTGGTGCGAGCACATCGCCGATCCAGCTTTTGGGCGCCGAGTCGGTGTATGAGCTCTTCGATCAACTGATCGTCCACACTCCGATGTCACAAGACGAACTGGTGGCACAAAATATTCGATCAAGAGACATTTCTATCATTCCCCACGGCATCTTGCAGTACCCACCTCAACCGAGTGAAACCGAAGATACTGACACCAGCACGATTCTTTTCTTCGGCACCATAAAACCGTACAAGAACATCGAGACGCTGCTCGAAGCATACGCGGAACTTCCCGCCGACATCCGTGAGACAGTCGAGCTACACATCGCAGGCAGCCCGAAGATGGACGTTCGACCACTTCGAGAGCGAGCGACGGCTCTCGGCGTTCAGCCTTCGGTCCATTGGGACTTACGCTTCGTCCCCGACGCGGAAGTTCCCGGACTGTTCTCCGACGCCGATCTGATCGTCTTTCCGTACGACGACATCGATCAGAGCGGTGCGCTGTTGACCGCACTCCAGTACGAAACACCGATCGTGGCGACAGACATCGCCGGGTTCGCCTCGGTATTGACCGACGGAAAGCATGGCTACCTCGTGCCCCCGAAGAATAGCGAGGAGCTTTCGGATGCGATGAATCGAATACTTTCCGATACTGAGTTAGCGGCTCGAATGAGCGAAAACATCGGTGATCTAGTCGAATCGATCCCCTCGTGGGTGGATATCGCCCGCCGAACATGCGAGGTGTATCGAAGTGTCGTATAA
- a CDS encoding sulfatase-like hydrolase/transferase, with protein sequence MNERSDIVLVTVDCWRYDALARMDELRSSVVGYDRTDAICQSAATPGVFPSILASLYYPQAYTPSGRLRESVSTLPTVLSRHGYRTGAVVADNPFLDRFSEGFDFFWNGASGGETRFDRLLRLGLQRDTVPVTEVAERAREWFTDTDDPTFLFTHLMDPHEPYLPGLRRGFSEGVVNSYWTLRKFARDRQSLSKNEKQTIQNLYWHCIDYLDAHIHELFSFVPEDAIVVLMRDHGEEFDHGAYRHARLYDECVRVPFLSKNLAQGRIGEAPIRQIDLAPTILAELGIEAPATWLGEPMSGEPRHTHLLNHSPHRGESYAGVRTSDGKLVKTFAEGLENEPTTDFFDLRADPREETNRYEHADDERIRDLESDLDEFLAEEGIREGVQYGTEPNIGEREDNEETVEERLSALGYR encoded by the coding sequence ATGAATGAGCGTTCGGACATCGTACTCGTGACCGTTGACTGCTGGCGGTACGATGCACTCGCGCGGATGGACGAATTACGCTCTTCGGTGGTGGGGTACGATCGAACGGACGCGATCTGTCAGTCCGCAGCGACACCGGGAGTGTTCCCGTCGATTCTGGCTAGTCTATACTACCCACAAGCGTACACTCCATCCGGGCGCTTGCGTGAATCCGTCAGTACGCTCCCGACGGTACTTTCACGACACGGATATCGGACGGGAGCAGTCGTCGCTGACAACCCGTTTCTGGACCGGTTCTCGGAGGGATTCGACTTCTTTTGGAACGGGGCATCTGGCGGAGAGACGCGGTTCGACCGACTCCTACGCCTCGGCCTACAGCGCGATACCGTACCAGTGACCGAAGTCGCCGAACGTGCGAGAGAGTGGTTCACCGACACGGACGACCCGACGTTCTTATTTACGCACTTGATGGATCCCCACGAACCGTATCTCCCAGGACTACGCCGAGGCTTTAGCGAAGGGGTCGTCAACTCGTACTGGACTCTCCGGAAATTCGCACGGGATCGACAGTCGTTATCCAAAAACGAGAAACAAACCATCCAAAATCTCTACTGGCACTGTATCGATTACCTAGATGCGCACATCCACGAACTCTTCTCGTTCGTTCCCGAAGACGCGATCGTAGTGCTCATGCGAGACCACGGAGAGGAGTTCGACCACGGCGCGTATCGACACGCCAGGCTCTACGACGAGTGCGTCCGTGTGCCGTTTTTGAGTAAGAACCTCGCCCAAGGACGAATAGGCGAAGCACCTATCCGGCAGATAGACCTCGCGCCGACTATTCTGGCAGAACTCGGGATCGAGGCACCAGCGACGTGGCTCGGAGAACCCATGTCCGGGGAACCACGGCACACTCACCTACTGAATCATTCGCCACACCGCGGCGAGAGCTATGCTGGAGTGCGAACGTCGGACGGGAAACTCGTCAAAACGTTCGCCGAGGGCCTGGAAAACGAACCCACGACGGATTTCTTCGACCTACGGGCGGACCCCAGAGAGGAGACCAACCGTTACGAACATGCGGACGACGAACGGATACGGGACTTGGAAAGTGATCTGGACGAATTTCTGGCCGAAGAGGGCATAAGAGAAGGCGTCCAGTACGGTACCGAACCGAACATCGGAGAACGGGAGGATAACGAGGAAACGGTCGAAGAGCGGCTATCCGCGCTGGGGTACAGGTAG
- a CDS encoding flippase, with product MKQNFTNLVSIAFVGGLVGRGLRYGFNIVIARGLGPDALGVVAFGLVVMKAISVVTRMGLDQAAQKYIPIYLSEEEPALVSGTTLLCIGLPTLVGAAISGSIYLQRRTISNVLGTDLGVTTQLFLVGVPLFSTMMVAATATRGFKETKYYVYTREIGQSIVAFVLAVVGAYVLSDVQAVIFGYLISLGFGAVLAISFLSYQGAFSFDVRPSVPLREVLGFALPLTIAAVTLYLVTWTDILMLGLFRTPTEVGWYQAAYQTSVLLSVVLQATFSIFPTLASDLYHTDQHERLGQIYTVVTKWVVALTLFGFLFLLVFLESILGIFGTTIRAAETALSILAVGQLAAALVGPAGLLLTMSEYERLQMVNSVLVSLLNIALNYILIQEFGIVGAAIATGVSFIVLNVLRLVQTWYLLGIQPYSRDYWRGLAAVAGAFPIMLLGQTIPLPTVLRVLLTGVISTTVFAALVWYFGFSDEDVLLLESLE from the coding sequence ATGAAACAGAACTTCACCAACCTCGTCTCTATCGCGTTCGTCGGTGGCTTGGTGGGCCGTGGACTGCGCTACGGTTTCAATATCGTCATCGCCCGCGGACTTGGTCCCGACGCGCTGGGAGTCGTTGCATTCGGACTGGTCGTGATGAAGGCCATCTCGGTCGTAACGCGGATGGGCTTGGATCAAGCGGCACAAAAATACATCCCGATCTATCTCTCGGAAGAGGAGCCAGCACTGGTGAGCGGAACGACGCTCCTGTGCATCGGACTCCCGACGCTCGTCGGCGCAGCCATTTCGGGTAGTATCTACCTGCAGCGCAGGACGATCAGCAACGTCTTGGGAACAGATCTCGGAGTCACGACCCAACTGTTTCTCGTCGGTGTCCCGCTCTTCTCGACGATGATGGTGGCCGCCACCGCGACGAGAGGATTCAAAGAGACAAAATACTACGTATACACCCGCGAAATCGGTCAGTCGATAGTTGCGTTCGTCTTGGCGGTCGTGGGTGCTTACGTCCTCTCGGACGTTCAAGCCGTTATTTTCGGATATCTCATTTCGTTAGGGTTCGGCGCGGTCCTCGCCATTTCGTTCCTCTCGTATCAAGGCGCGTTCTCTTTCGACGTACGGCCCAGCGTCCCGCTTCGAGAAGTTCTGGGGTTCGCCCTTCCGCTCACGATTGCGGCCGTGACGCTGTATCTGGTGACGTGGACCGACATTCTCATGCTCGGACTCTTTCGGACGCCAACCGAGGTCGGGTGGTATCAAGCGGCGTATCAGACGTCGGTCCTCCTCTCCGTTGTCCTCCAAGCAACGTTTTCGATTTTTCCCACGCTGGCCTCCGACTTGTACCATACGGATCAACACGAACGACTGGGGCAAATCTACACCGTCGTAACCAAGTGGGTGGTCGCACTGACGCTATTCGGATTTCTGTTCCTCCTCGTGTTTCTGGAGAGTATTCTCGGAATTTTCGGAACGACCATTCGGGCCGCCGAAACCGCACTCTCCATCTTGGCAGTCGGTCAGTTAGCCGCTGCACTGGTCGGGCCTGCCGGGCTTCTCCTTACGATGTCGGAGTACGAGAGGCTGCAGATGGTGAACTCCGTGCTGGTTTCGCTTCTGAACATCGCATTGAACTACATTCTAATCCAAGAGTTTGGAATAGTCGGTGCAGCTATCGCGACCGGTGTTTCTTTCATCGTATTGAACGTTCTGCGTTTAGTCCAAACGTGGTACCTTCTGGGAATCCAGCCGTATTCACGGGACTACTGGCGGGGTTTAGCGGCTGTCGCCGGTGCCTTCCCGATAATGCTGCTCGGACAGACAATCCCGCTACCGACAGTCCTCCGAGTTCTCTTGACCGGCGTCATCTCGACGACGGTGTTTGCGGCTCTCGTCTGGTACTTCGGATTCTCGGACGAGGACGTTCTACTTCTCGAATCGCTGGAGTAA